From a single Xyrauchen texanus isolate HMW12.3.18 chromosome 26, RBS_HiC_50CHRs, whole genome shotgun sequence genomic region:
- the LOC127620124 gene encoding voltage-dependent calcium channel gamma-4 subunit-like: MDGKGRHIPPAMVWCERGIQVLLTTVGAFAAFALMTVAIGTDYWLYARAFICNSTANSSQDDSHNKDKKDPGALTHSGLWRICCLEGLKRGVCSQINHFPEDADYDQDAAEYLLRVVRASSIFPILSAILLLLGGVCVASSRFYKTKRHIILGAGILFVVAGLSNIIGVIVYISAALSDISPKKDEDKKWHYSYGWSFYFGGLSFILAEVVGVLAVNIYIERNKELRCRSRTDLFRSTTSAVLRLPGYRFRRRSSRSSSRSTAEPTRSREQSPTSAIAPKNFGPPLAAGPPPFSVATLPNPHTPSGGGMGDISMYTLGREGKPPMYGTVDRATLYQLHNYFPTKEGGGALMTGTLPSLSKSNLAASANATLNTSSSSGPQQAPLSAGSSATMERDRGLGTLDRLGKGDSSNTNTLNRRTTPV; encoded by the exons ATGGACGGAAAGGGAAGACACATTCCTCCAG CCATGGTGTGGTGTGAGCGGGGAATTCAGGTGCTTCTCACCACTGTGGGAGCTTTCGCAGCCTTCGCCTTGATGACCGTGGCCATTGGCACGGACTACTGGCTGTACGCTCGGGCCTTTATCTGCAACAGCACTGCCAACTCCTCTCAGGATGACTCCCACAACAAGGACAAGAAGGATCCTGGAGCCCTCACCCACTCTGGCCTCTGGAGGATTTGCTGCCTGGAAG GATTAAAGAGAGGAGTGTGTTCCCAGATTAATCATTTTCCCGAAGATGCCGATTATGACCAGGATGCAGCAGAGTATCTTTTAC GTGTAGTCAGGGCCTCTAGCATATTTCCTATCCTCAGTGCCATATTGTTGCTGCTAGGTGGAGTGTGTGTGGCATCTAGTCGGTTTTATAAGACAAAAAGACACATAATCTTGGGAGCAGGCATTTTGTTTGTAGTTGCAG GGCTGAGCAACATCATTGGCGTCATTGTATACATCTCGGCAGCACTGAGTGACATCTCTCCCAAAAAGGATGAAGACAAGAAGTGGCATTACTCCTACGGCTGGTCCTTCTACTTTGGCGGCTTGTCATTCATCCTTGCAGAGGTGGTGGGTGTGCTGGCCGTCAACATTTACATTGAACGCAACAAAGAACTGCGCTGTCGCTCACGCACAGACCTCTTCCGCAGTACCACCTCTGCTGTGTTACGTTTGCCGGGATACCGCTTCCGTCGACGCTCCTCCCGCTCCAGTTCGCGCTCAACGGCCGAACCGACACGCTCACGTGAGCAGTCCCCCACCTCAGCCATCGCTCCAAAGAACTTTGGCCCACCTCTGGCTGCCGGCCCACCACCATTTTCAGTAGCCACGCTTCCCAATCCTCATACACCCTCCGGAGGAGGGATGGGCGATATATCAATGTACACACTGGGTAGGGAAGGTAAGCCACCGATGTATGGCACAGTCGACCGTGCAACACTCTACCAGCTGCATAATTACTTTCCGACAAAGGAAGGTGGGGGCGCTCTTATGACAGGTACTCTACCTTCTCTGTCTAAGTCTAACCTGGCTGCATCGGCCAACGCCACCCTCAATACCTCTTCTTCCTCTGGCCCCCAGCAGGCACCACTGTCAGCCGGATCCTCCGCAACCATGGAGAGGGATCGAGGGCTGGGTACCTTGGATCGATTAGGCAAAGGAGACAGTTCAAACACTAACACACTCAACAGGAGAACCACACCTGTGTGA
- the LOC127619582 gene encoding voltage-dependent calcium channel gamma-6 subunit-like isoform X1: MWSTFIVQDEEIRTGTVPAGVHQGSGGLEGLMGSRSDGRKRRLRTLSSSGNGISESQEGKIKLTFFMAVTGIMLTVLGVGTEFWVELTPSKSFYNNQTCLAAHYGLWKCCTKTFWVSDIDPKQESCGPLDLQGESNCTFFKFYTTGENIVLFQKTPEKDLTVASAMFAIFSLSLMVMGAICIIMAVSKGVQFFLKPACVCFILSGVLIFICLIVFHQSVLSFLASDQSIPLHHKMSWSVTCLGCAGALVVVAGALFLVLALPYSPWEKCLPKNNSDI; the protein is encoded by the exons ATGTGGTCCACGTTCATCGTGCAGGATGAAGAGATAAGGACAGGGACTGTACCTGCTGGGgtgcaccaaggttcgggtggTTTGGAAGGGCTTATGGGATCCAGGAGCGATGGGCGCAAACGCCGACTTAGAACGTTGTCCAGTTCTGGCAACGGCATTAGCGAAAGCCAAGAGGGAAAGATTAAGCTGACTTTTTTCATGGCTGTGACTGGCATCATGCTTACTGTGCTAGGGGTGGGCACAGAGTTTTGGGTGGAGCTCACACCATCAAAGAGCTTCTACAACAACCAGACTTGCCTTGCAGCACATTACGGTTTGTGGAAATGTTGCACCAAGACCTTCTGGGTGTCAGATATTGACCCAAAGCAGGAAAGCTGTGGGCCTCTGGATTTACAAGGAG AATCCAATTGCACCTTCTTCAAGTTCTACACCACTGGAGAAAACATTGTCCTATTTCAGAAAACGCCAGAGAAGG ATCTGACTGTAGCATCGGCCATGTTTGCTATCTTTAGTCTTTCCCTGATGGTGATGGGGGCCATCTGCATCATCATGGCAGTAAGCAAAGGTGTGCAGTTCTTCTTGAAGCCAGCCTGTGTTTGCTTCATACTATCAG GTGTCTTAATCTTCATCTGTCTCATTGTCTTCCACCAATCAGTGCTTTCGTTCCTGGCAAGTGACCAATCCATACCTCTACACCATAAAATGTCGTGGTCAGTGACATGTTTAGGTTGTGCTGGGGCTCTTGTTGTTGTTGCAGGGGCCTTGTTCTTGGTCCTTGCTCTGCCTTACAGTCCTTGGGAAAAATGCCTTCCTAAAAACAacagtgacatctag
- the LOC127619582 gene encoding voltage-dependent calcium channel gamma-6 subunit-like isoform X2 has protein sequence MGSRSDGRKRRLRTLSSSGNGISESQEGKIKLTFFMAVTGIMLTVLGVGTEFWVELTPSKSFYNNQTCLAAHYGLWKCCTKTFWVSDIDPKQESCGPLDLQGESNCTFFKFYTTGENIVLFQKTPEKDLTVASAMFAIFSLSLMVMGAICIIMAVSKGVQFFLKPACVCFILSGVLIFICLIVFHQSVLSFLASDQSIPLHHKMSWSVTCLGCAGALVVVAGALFLVLALPYSPWEKCLPKNNSDI, from the exons ATGGGATCCAGGAGCGATGGGCGCAAACGCCGACTTAGAACGTTGTCCAGTTCTGGCAACGGCATTAGCGAAAGCCAAGAGGGAAAGATTAAGCTGACTTTTTTCATGGCTGTGACTGGCATCATGCTTACTGTGCTAGGGGTGGGCACAGAGTTTTGGGTGGAGCTCACACCATCAAAGAGCTTCTACAACAACCAGACTTGCCTTGCAGCACATTACGGTTTGTGGAAATGTTGCACCAAGACCTTCTGGGTGTCAGATATTGACCCAAAGCAGGAAAGCTGTGGGCCTCTGGATTTACAAGGAG AATCCAATTGCACCTTCTTCAAGTTCTACACCACTGGAGAAAACATTGTCCTATTTCAGAAAACGCCAGAGAAGG ATCTGACTGTAGCATCGGCCATGTTTGCTATCTTTAGTCTTTCCCTGATGGTGATGGGGGCCATCTGCATCATCATGGCAGTAAGCAAAGGTGTGCAGTTCTTCTTGAAGCCAGCCTGTGTTTGCTTCATACTATCAG GTGTCTTAATCTTCATCTGTCTCATTGTCTTCCACCAATCAGTGCTTTCGTTCCTGGCAAGTGACCAATCCATACCTCTACACCATAAAATGTCGTGGTCAGTGACATGTTTAGGTTGTGCTGGGGCTCTTGTTGTTGTTGCAGGGGCCTTGTTCTTGGTCCTTGCTCTGCCTTACAGTCCTTGGGAAAAATGCCTTCCTAAAAACAacagtgacatctag